A single Acidobacteriota bacterium DNA region contains:
- a CDS encoding formylglycine-generating enzyme family protein: MKRAVGVAENLLLILLGFSCNSTAFGAQEPSAPAEEKRDAFARSVGMKFVRIPPGSFTMGSPDGEPGRFIDETQHRVTLSRPFELQTTEVTQGQWEAVMGNNPSYFRNAGKDAPVESVSWEDCQEFIRKLNEKDPGKGYRLPA; the protein is encoded by the coding sequence ATGAAACGTGCAGTTGGGGTTGCCGAAAATTTATTATTGATATTGTTAGGTTTTAGTTGCAATTCGACGGCATTCGGCGCCCAGGAGCCGTCGGCGCCGGCGGAGGAGAAACGTGATGCCTTTGCGCGGTCCGTCGGCATGAAATTCGTGCGAATTCCGCCGGGGAGTTTCACCATGGGCTCGCCGGACGGGGAGCCTGGAAGATTCATCGACGAGACGCAGCACCGCGTCACCCTCTCCCGCCCCTTCGAACTGCAGACCACCGAGGTGACGCAGGGGCAGTGGGAAGCGGTGATGGGGAACAACCCGTCGTACTTCAGGAACGCGGGCAAGGACGCTCCCGTGGAGTCGGTTTCGTGGGAGGACTGCCAGGAGTTCATCCGGAAGCTGAACGAAAAGGACCCCGGGAAGGGGTACCGACTGCCGGCGTAG